TGTTCTTCGCCTACATGGCGATGCGTCCGGCGGTCGGGCCGTTGGCGCCGGCCGAGCGGCTGGCGCTGTGGCGCCGCACCTTCGACCGCTTCTTCCTCTGGGTCTGGGCGTCGATCGCCGTGCTGCTCGTCACGGGCTACTGGATCGTCTTCGGCGAACTCGGCGGTTTCGGCGGGGCCGGCGCGCACATCCACATCATGCAGGCGGTCGGCCTGCTGATGATCGCGCTGTTCCTGCACCTCTGGTTCGCGCCCTTCGGCCGCCTGCGCAAGGCGCTCGCCGCATCCGATCTCAAGACCGCCGCCGCGCAGATCGATCAGATCCGCATGATCGTCGGCATCAACCTCGTCCTCGGCCTCGTCACCGTCGCCATCGGCGCGTCCGGCCGTTACTGGGGCTGAGCGGTCACTCCAGGGACCGATCGGCGCGCCCCGCATGCACGCGACGGGCACGGTCAGTCCTCGGTCGGTTCCCCGGGGGCATCCAGGATGAGCGGTTCCTGCCCGGTCAGCAGCGGCGTATGGCTTGCGCCGAGCGTGGTGTGGTGGATCGTGCCCGCGCGGACGCGCCGGTCAGCGATATCGACCACCGCAAGAAGACCGGCCCGCGACATCCCCGCACGGATCGCGCGCGCCCGCGGTCCGGCGTCTTCGAGCAGTTGCTGGGCCAGGAAGGTCCCCATGCTGTAGAAGATCGGCGCGCCACGGTGGATCTCAAAACCGTGTACGCCATGCGGGTGATGGCCGTGGATCATACCGGCGCCGCTCTCGATCAAGGCGTGGGCCAATGGACGCTGGTAATCGGCCAGCACGCCGCCCGAGCCGTAGCCCCAATGCACGCTGGCGATGAGAAAGTCGCACGCGCTCGCGATCCGACGCACGCGGGCGCACAGTGCGGCCATTTCGGCCTGGCCGATCGTCGTCGCGATGTGCAGGGCTGCCGGATCACCAGGCTCCTCCATGGCGTGTAGCTGGTCGATCGCGTAATGCACGGCGACAGGCAGATGTGCGATGCCCGGCCGGAATGCCCGCGCCGCGCCGCCCGGCGGGTTCAGGCATGAGAAGGCGAGGAGGCCGATCCGCTGCCCTCCCACGTCTCGCACCGACCCGCGCCAAGCCGTTTCCTCATCGTCACCGGCTCCCACCGGCTCCATGCCGGCGGCGCACACCGCGTGCATCGTCTCGTCGAGGCCCGGCCAACCGAAATCGACCGCGTGGTTGTTGGCGACCGACAGAACGTGAAAACCCATCTGCGCGACGTCCGCCGCGACCGCGGGATCGGCGCGCCGCACGACATGCTTGTCGAGCGGAGCGGTATGCTTGGTCAGGGCCATGTCGAGATTGCCGATCGCCAGATCGGCGGATTTCAGGATGCCGATGGCGGCGGTTGCGTCGGGGTCGGTCGCAGCGCCCGTGCGCATCGGAACGACGTCACCTGCGAGGGCGATCCGAATCATGGCTTGGCTCCGGCTGGGTACGCCGTCTTGTCATTCACGGAAGACCGCACGCCTCAATTTCGCGGCATCGAGCACGGTGATGATGCCGGCGGCATGGACGAGCACGCCGGCCGCCTTGAGCCGGTTGAGCGTCGTCGTCACCCATTGGCGGGTCGCCCCTACCATCTGCGCCAGCTCCGAGTGCGATAGCGGATAGTCGATGCGGGTGCCCTCCGCGGTTCCGACGCCGTAGAGCTCCGTGAGCTGCAACACGAGTTGCAGCATGCGCTCGCTGATGGACCGGGTGCCGAGAATCTGGGCAAGGGTCGAATAGCAACGTCCCTTGAAGGACAGCGCCTCGATGATGCTCAGCGCGAGGGCGGGTATGTCGACGGCGAACTGCTTCAGCGTCGGGCCGTGCAGCACGAGGACGCCGGTCGGCATCACCGCCGTTCCCGACCACATATGCGCGCCACCGCCGAAAATGTCGGGTCCACCGACGAAATTGCCCGCGTTCCAATAGGCAAGGGTGATCTCCCGGCCTGACGGCGAGGTGTAATAGACTTGGACGCGGCCGCTCTCGATGAGGAATATGCCATCGTGATTTTCGCCCTGGGCGAAGATCGGGGTGCCGACAGGATAGTGGCGGCGGCGCGAACGGCTGATGATCGCCTCGCGCTGCGACGGGGAGAGCACCGACAGCAGGTCAGGCTGGCGCAGGGCCAAGCTCCGGCTCTCCGTCAGAAGCAGCCCCGAGGCCCGCTCGGCGCGAACATCCGGCTCCGGCGTGAAGGCGATCGCGCTGTCCAACGGTTCCGTCCGCCCTCGATGAACTCGACATCAGATCAGCAAGAAGCATGCCGTCCGCGCGAGGCCCAGGTTGCGCCTGGACGCGGCAATTAATTGACATCCGGGGTCTTCGGGAAACCGCGAAAATGCGCGCAGCCCCCGTTCGCAGACCGGCGTCTACTCCGCACTGTCATGGCTGGTGCAGCGGCCCGTGAAGCGGCAAGCCCTAAAGGGAAAAAGATGATCGACATCTCCGCCCGCGAGTATGTCCTCGCGCCCCGGCTCGTGCTCACGCCGGAGGGGCCGCAGAACGACGCGGTGATCGTCGTACGCGAGGGGAAGGTGTCCGCGGTAGTGCCGCGCGCGGAACTGGACGGGGCGGAACCGTCGGTTCGGGCCATGCCGGTGATCGACCTGCCCGACATGGCCGTCATCCCCGGTTTCGTCGACGCGCATGCCCATGCGGGGCAGACCTTCGGAAAGGCCCTGATCTGCGGCGAGCCGATGCAGATCTGGCGGCGACTGTGGATCCCGCTGGAGAACGCCCTTACGCCCGAGCGCAGCTATGTCTCCGCCAAATGGATATTCCTGGAGGCGCTGCGCGGCGGCTTCACCACGCTGGTGAACTTCAATCGCAACGATCCGGCCTGCAACGAGGCGGTGCATCACGCGGCGCGTGACACCGGCATACGCCTCGTATCCGGTGTCGCCGCATCCACGACCTCGCCCGGTGCCGATGCCGTGATCGGCTGGATCGAAGAACACCGGCGCCAGTGCGAGGCGGTGGCAATGATCTACCCCTCACTGTGCTTCGGCTTCTACGGTGACGATCTTTCAGGGCTGTCGCTGGAGGACCTTAGCCGGGTCGGTCGATACTGCCGTGACGAGGGCATTCTGTTGCAGATGCATTCGAACGAGCACTTCCCGGATGTGCACGACTGCATTACCCGATTCGGGAAGAGACCGATCGAACTGTGGAGCGAACTCGGCATCCTCAACGAATGTACATTGCTTCATCATGCGGCGCTGGTCTCCGCCCGCGAGGTGGCGCTCGTCGCCGAAAATGGAGCCGCCATCAGCTACAATCCGGTGGCCAGTCAGTGGAAAGGGAACGCAGTGGCGCCCGCATTGCAGTATCTGCAGCAGGGCGCCCGTGTCGGCCTCGGCACCGACAACACCCGCATGGACGCCTTCCGCAATCTTGACGCCGCCGAGAACTGCCAGCGTCTTGCCTTCGGCCTGCCGGTGCTCGATTTCTCGTGCGGCGAGGGCTGGTCCTGGGTCGATGCCGGCACCCGTGGCAGCGCGGATGCTGCCGGCCTGGGCAAGGTGACCGGCGAAATCCGGCCCGGCCTCGCCGCGGACCTGCTCGTGCTGCGCATGAACGTTCCGGAAGTGGTGCCGTCCTGGGATTTCGAGTGGGAGCTCGTGCGTTTCTACAACCGCGATCAGATCGAAGCCGTCATCGTCGAAGGCCGATTGGTCATGGAGCGGGGGCGTTCGTCGCTCTTCGATTCAAGCGCATTCGTAGGTACGTACGAAGAGCTCGCCCGTGACATGATGCGCGAAGCGGATCCGACCCGGGCGCACGCGACATCATCCACGCTGAGACCGCCTCGGTGATCGTAGAAGATCACGACGGGTCCAGTAGCGCGGTTCCGTCGAGCCTCCAGTACGAGAAGCACATGCGCTGCTCCGGCATGACCGCGGGCGGAGCGACGTCGGTCCAACGGTATGCGGTCGCTCCGATCACGGCGTCGGCAGTCTTTCCGTCCGTCGACAACGGCAGGCCGATCCGCTCCCCCATGCCCCGTCGCCCCGCGAAGCCGTAGACCTCGCCGCTCGCGTGGAGGATGGCGGGCCCCCTCATGACGCGACGCGTGCGGAGGATGTGCCGTTCGCGTTCGGCACCTTCGAAGAGTTCGTCTTGATACCGGCCCGTAATCTCGCGGGCGTAGGCGCCGCGAATTTCTTCGCCGGCGAGACGATAGCGGAGTCTCTCGGTGTCCGCGTCGTAGTCGCAGAGGAAGATGATCGACAGGACTGTCGGTATCCGCACGGGATCGATCGCTTGCCGCGCCGGCATGTCGCGCGCACCGCGTATGTCGTTCCAATGAAGATAGAGGGAACGGAGCCGTGGATCGGTGATCTGTGCGGCTAGGAGCGGCTCGTTCAGGCAGAGCATAGGGCGCTGTGGCCACTGATGAACGGAGTGTCGACCATGGGTGCGGACCATTGAATGGTTGCTTAACGGAACGCAATGACAAGCGCGACGTTCTGCCGCAAAGGTGCCGCGCGTCGCGGTACCTCTCTGCGTGGAGGAACCGGCATGAAGAGCAAGGCATCGGCTGTCTGGCGCGGCGGCCTGAAAGACGGGGGCGGGCGGTTTTCCAGTGGCAGCGGTGCGCTGGCGGATCTCGCCTACTCGTTCAAGACGCGGTTCGAAGGCGAAGCCGGCACGAATCCCGAGGAACTCATCGCCGCGGCGCATGCCGGCTGCTTTTCGATGGCGCTGTCCAAGATCCTGGCGGATTCCGGGATGGTTCCCGAGCAGATCGAAACCCAGGCGACGGTTACGCTGGAGCAGAAGGACGGCGGCTTCGCCATCACGCGCTCGCACCTCGACGTGCGCGTCAGGTCTCCCGGCGCGACGGATGCGGCCTTCCAGGATGCGGCAGGCAAAGCCAAGGCAGGGTGCCCCGTCTCCAAAGTCCTGAACGCCGAGATCACGATGAACGCGACGCTCATCGACTGACCAACCGCTGAAGCCGTCCCTTCAGGACCGGCTGCGTGTCGACGGCAGGTAACCAGTCCAACGAGACCAGTCCCGGTTCTTTCGGCTTAAGGGTGCACAGGCGCTTTCCCTTGTCGGGGTGACCTGCAAGACTGGCTGCGCGCGCGACCGGGTTGCCGCAACCATCACCGGTAGCGCGAGTGCTCCGCCGCCTGCCTCGTGCAGGCGGCGGGCACGCGCCCAACCCTCACCGAGCGCGTTCCGCCTTGTCGACACCTGCCGCGCCGCCGACGTAGAAGCCATCGCCGGAACCCTGGCAGGCGCAGAGGGTAAGCAGGCAGATCAGCGCAAGTCCTGCTCGCGTCATGTCGATTCCCTCGCGGGTCGTGAGTGGGATCGTTCAAGTGTACGCGGCCGCAACGGATCCGTTCCCCGGCCGCTACCCACCGGGTCGGCGAGGCGCGGCCCCGTCGCCAGCATCCGGTAGGCCGGCGAACCGGTTGCTAAGCACGATTTTCGGCCATAAGAAGCGTTTGATTGCCCGCCGGCCCATCCAAGGAGACGACCTCATGTCCGACAGCAAGCCGCGTGGCGTCTATGTCGCCGCGCTGACGCCGGTCAAGCCGGACCTCGCACCCGATACAGCCGCCTTCGTCGCCCACTGCCGCTGGCTGCTCGACCAGGGCGCCGACGGGCTCGCGGTCCTCGGCACGACCGGTGAGGCGAACTCGTTCAGCGTCTCCGAACGTCTGGCGCTGCTGGATGCGCTGGCTGATGGTGGGATTCCGGGCAACACGCTGTTGCCGGGCACCGGCAACTGCGCCATCCCCGACACCGTCGCCCTCACGCGCAAGGCGCTGGAGGTCGGTTCCGCCGGCGTGGTGATGCTGCCGCCCTTCTATTACAAGAACGTCAGCGACGACGGCCTCTACGCGGCCTACGACCAGGTCATCCAGCGCGTCGGCGACAGCCGCCTGAAGGTCTATTTCTATCACTTTCCCCAGATGTCGAACGTGCCGATCAGCCACGACCTGATCGAGCGCCTGCTGAAGGCCTATCCGGACACCATCGCCGGCATCAAGGACAGTTCCGGCAATCTCGACAACATGCTGGAGATGTGCCGCCGCTTCCCTGGCTTCGGCGTCTTCGCCGGCTCGGAGCAGTTCCTGCTTCCGGTGCTGCGAGCAGGCGGTGCCGGATGCATCTCCGCGACGGCAAACGTGACGATCGCGGGTTGTGTCGACGTCTATCGCAACGCGCAGGCCGCGGACGTCGATGCACGGCAGGAGGCGCTGACGGGCCAGCGGCTGGCGATCCAGTCCAAGACGCTCATCCCGGCGCTCAAGCGCATCATGGCGCGTGCCACGGGCGATGCCGCCTGGAATGGCGTGCGGCCGCCGAACGTGCCCTTGTCGGAAGCCGACACAGCCGCCCTGTTCGCCGCACTGGACGGTACCGGCTTCAAGATGGCGGCATAACGCGGTGAGCGAATTCGCCGCGATGTTTCGACGTCGGTCGAAGCATTGCGGCGAA
The DNA window shown above is from Constrictibacter sp. MBR-5 and carries:
- a CDS encoding CopD family protein, coding for MISIATALHALAAVVWVGGMFFAYMAMRPAVGPLAPAERLALWRRTFDRFFLWVWASIAVLLVTGYWIVFGELGGFGGAGAHIHIMQAVGLLMIALFLHLWFAPFGRLRKALAASDLKTAAAQIDQIRMIVGINLVLGLVTVAIGASGRYWG
- a CDS encoding CapA family protein, which encodes MIRIALAGDVVPMRTGAATDPDATAAIGILKSADLAIGNLDMALTKHTAPLDKHVVRRADPAVAADVAQMGFHVLSVANNHAVDFGWPGLDETMHAVCAAGMEPVGAGDDEETAWRGSVRDVGGQRIGLLAFSCLNPPGGAARAFRPGIAHLPVAVHYAIDQLHAMEEPGDPAALHIATTIGQAEMAALCARVRRIASACDFLIASVHWGYGSGGVLADYQRPLAHALIESGAGMIHGHHPHGVHGFEIHRGAPIFYSMGTFLAQQLLEDAGPRARAIRAGMSRAGLLAVVDIADRRVRAGTIHHTTLGASHTPLLTGQEPLILDAPGEPTED
- a CDS encoding Crp/Fnr family transcriptional regulator; amino-acid sequence: MALRQPDLLSVLSPSQREAIISRSRRRHYPVGTPIFAQGENHDGIFLIESGRVQVYYTSPSGREITLAYWNAGNFVGGPDIFGGGAHMWSGTAVMPTGVLVLHGPTLKQFAVDIPALALSIIEALSFKGRCYSTLAQILGTRSISERMLQLVLQLTELYGVGTAEGTRIDYPLSHSELAQMVGATRQWVTTTLNRLKAAGVLVHAAGIITVLDAAKLRRAVFRE
- a CDS encoding amidohydrolase family protein, which produces MIDISAREYVLAPRLVLTPEGPQNDAVIVVREGKVSAVVPRAELDGAEPSVRAMPVIDLPDMAVIPGFVDAHAHAGQTFGKALICGEPMQIWRRLWIPLENALTPERSYVSAKWIFLEALRGGFTTLVNFNRNDPACNEAVHHAARDTGIRLVSGVAASTTSPGADAVIGWIEEHRRQCEAVAMIYPSLCFGFYGDDLSGLSLEDLSRVGRYCRDEGILLQMHSNEHFPDVHDCITRFGKRPIELWSELGILNECTLLHHAALVSAREVALVAENGAAISYNPVASQWKGNAVAPALQYLQQGARVGLGTDNTRMDAFRNLDAAENCQRLAFGLPVLDFSCGEGWSWVDAGTRGSADAAGLGKVTGEIRPGLAADLLVLRMNVPEVVPSWDFEWELVRFYNRDQIEAVIVEGRLVMERGRSSLFDSSAFVGTYEELARDMMREADPTRAHATSSTLRPPR
- a CDS encoding PAS domain-containing protein, whose amino-acid sequence is MVRTHGRHSVHQWPQRPMLCLNEPLLAAQITDPRLRSLYLHWNDIRGARDMPARQAIDPVRIPTVLSIIFLCDYDADTERLRYRLAGEEIRGAYAREITGRYQDELFEGAERERHILRTRRVMRGPAILHASGEVYGFAGRRGMGERIGLPLSTDGKTADAVIGATAYRWTDVAPPAVMPEQRMCFSYWRLDGTALLDPS
- a CDS encoding OsmC family protein, translated to MKSKASAVWRGGLKDGGGRFSSGSGALADLAYSFKTRFEGEAGTNPEELIAAAHAGCFSMALSKILADSGMVPEQIETQATVTLEQKDGGFAITRSHLDVRVRSPGATDAAFQDAAGKAKAGCPVSKVLNAEITMNATLID
- a CDS encoding dihydrodipicolinate synthase family protein, yielding MSDSKPRGVYVAALTPVKPDLAPDTAAFVAHCRWLLDQGADGLAVLGTTGEANSFSVSERLALLDALADGGIPGNTLLPGTGNCAIPDTVALTRKALEVGSAGVVMLPPFYYKNVSDDGLYAAYDQVIQRVGDSRLKVYFYHFPQMSNVPISHDLIERLLKAYPDTIAGIKDSSGNLDNMLEMCRRFPGFGVFAGSEQFLLPVLRAGGAGCISATANVTIAGCVDVYRNAQAADVDARQEALTGQRLAIQSKTLIPALKRIMARATGDAAWNGVRPPNVPLSEADTAALFAALDGTGFKMAA